One window of the Hoplias malabaricus isolate fHopMal1 chromosome Y, fHopMal1.hap1, whole genome shotgun sequence genome contains the following:
- the LOC136677619 gene encoding uncharacterized protein, producing MIPPNGLCVGLLVLVSGFLLVPTLANSNSLPKTQKNLNDSASLSCDVQCSDLVQWKKKEGVVAECGPGSEIGLRSICSVNEGISFITIPLVNFSTRGLYSTYCMGNTAPRCLQFLQLLPPKFSFERDAGEYLEVDLYIYESVRIMLMKPGNTSPVLLCSVNGRQYQCLHEHQHRVRIIKNTFYLMNLMPSDCGNYTIEEEDGTLVSTSYLKVSGEKISNTLVLASTETKNPDFIHFFISTVNDVEQSWIWKNGYEKGNNDGYEKGNNDGYEKGNNDGYQKGFWVGALGFGIGGVILGLILAMCVWPLLLYQVNKWVQVLRRRKPSPVNQTEEKEMKEPYPEH from the exons ATGATTCCCCCTAATGGGCTGTGTGTGGGTTTACTGGTGCTAGTTAGTGGATTTCTCCTTG TGCCAACTCTGGCCAACTCTAATTCACTcccaaaaacacagaagaatttGAATGACTCTGCATCTCTGAGCTGCGATGTCCAGTGCTCAGATCTGGTACAGTGGAAGAAGAAGGAAGGCGTGGTAGCCGAGTGTGGTCCTGGGTCTGAAATAGGTCTCAGATCAATCTGTTCAGTAAACGAGGGGATAAGTTTCATCACCATTCCTCTGGTCAACTTCTCAACTAGAGGCCTGTACTCTACCTACTGTATGGGCAATACAGCACCTCGCTGTCTACAGTTCCTTCAGCTTCTTC ctCCCAAGTTCAGTTTTGAGAGGGATGCTGGTGAATATCTTGAAGTGGATCTGTACATTTATGAATCTGTGAGAATAATGTTGATGAAGCCTGGAAACACCTCCCCGGTGCTACTGTGCAGTGTGAATGGCCGTCAATATCAGTGTCTTCATGAACATCAGCATAGAGTCCGCATCATTAAGAACACTTTTTATTTGATGAATCTGATGCCTTCTGATTGTGGAAATTACACAATAGAAGAGGAGGATGGCACACTGGTCAGCACTTCTTACCTGAAAGTCTCAG GAGAGAAAATTTCAAACACACTAGTTTTGGCTTCAACAGAGACAAAGAATCCTGACTTCATACATTTCTTCATCAGCACAGTAAACG aTGTGGAGCAGAGCTGGATATGGAAGAATGGATATGAGAAAGGAAACAATGATGGATATGAGAAAGGAAACAATGATGGATATGAGAAAGGAAACAATGATGGATATCAGAAAGGATTTTGGGTCGGAGCTCTGGGATTTGGGATTGGAGGGGTAATTCTTGGTTTGATTCTGGCAATGTGTGTTTGGCCACTACTGCTATATCAGGTCAACAAATGGGTCCAGGTTCTCAGGAGAAGAAAACCATCGCCTGTGAATCAAACTGAGGAGAAGGAAATGAAAGAGCCTTATCCAGAACATTAA